From Pseudochaenichthys georgianus chromosome 15, fPseGeo1.2, whole genome shotgun sequence:
GGAGAATTGGCGCCTGTGGCTGAAAACTCTCCTGGTCTGGTGTCTAACTCTGTGTCTGTCATCTTTAGACCTTGGGCCTAGGTTAGCTAACCTGGGCTTGATTTGTACATCGTCGGGGCGACGAtgaaaatgggggggggggtagattgTAGCAGGATGAGCAGTAAATAGTGTTGTAAGGCATATTCTTTTTGGCCTATCACCGCCAGGGGGCACCCTATAAAGGGACAGAGGCTTCTAGCTGGCGGCCTCTTGTTTGCTGGTGCCCAGACCTACCCACTTCCGTTTTTGCCGTGTTTTGCTTCCCCGGAGAAAGTATGTTTATCGGCAGTAACGTCACAACTGCTGTCGAGCCTGCCTGCTTATGAGAACATATTTGATATCCCCTCTTGTTTCCCTACTTAGTTACTGAGAGCTGAAGGTGGTGGTGCTGGTGTCCAAGGTGGTGGTTTTCCTCTTCTTTTGTGTGTGATGTGCTCCCCCGGGATTTGATTTCCTGCACGTATGACTGGGGTGATTTAAGTTTGGTTTGTTTGGGGATCCTTCCACTCATTCGTCGACCCTATCCCCCCACTGGTAAGCCTCAGCCCCTAATTCATTTCCCCCCTTTGTGCTACAGTCCGGTGTGACTGTATTTAACTGCATTTTAACTAGTGACTTGTGCCAAATAAAATTGTATATTTTTGATAACTTGAAACCGCGTCTCCTGCTCCATTAGTATTCGAACCTATGTGTCCTCTCTATAACTGAAAGAAGTGTTAATATTTCCTTGGGTGAGACTCCCAAGGTGGCGTTGTCGGAATTGTGAATGGTGTAATCAAACCAACTTTAACAAATACATTCACCTATCCTCCCCTCTGCGGCTACTGCCACACAGGCATAGGGTTACTTTTCATTCAAAGTTGAAAGTAACACAGGGTGGGTAATTGATACACAAATGGTCCTTTTGAGTGTGAAGTGTTCCTTAAATGATGTATGTTTGGGCTGTTGGTGCTATGAACAGGCCACCTACTGCGTCATTCACCTGGAATCCAACCAGAGAGGAGCTGCAGCCGTCAGGCTCTGGGAGCTGGTAGCCGGGGCGAGGTTGAGGAATTTCTCCTACGAAAAAACAGAAGAACCAtttaatgttcaaactaaaGAAAAGGTACATTAACCACTAATGTCGTACTCAAGAATCCACACTATATCTCTATTACTGAGTGTGCGTAGTTTCACAGATAATGTCTCTTTTGTTTGagaacatctgtattgattgtgGGTCTGTACATCGACCTCTCAGACTGATAACCAGGATGTGTTCAGCCtatctgcagcctgcaggcctAGCATGTTGTAAATAGGAAGCTGATATCAGACAGCAGAGTGATTGATCTGACACTTAAAGTGTGCTGAGATTACAAATACGCAACAACAGAAGGATTATGGGATGTGGACCACATAATAATCATTTGAAAGTcgtttaaaatatttgttttggatCATTTGAAAACAGAAACAACAACCTTGACTATCTAGCTCTCTCTGAGGCCCATTTGCAGGCCACTAAAATACTTATAAATGACAGAGTATTCAAGACTTCCTTCTTACCATATTTGCAGCGGTACTGACACACACCATCGCGTCCCCCCACAAGCTCCACCAGGGAGTTGTAGTATCCGTGCATAGACTGGAAATTATTTCTAATTGAGTAGAAGCTCCAGCTGTTatcttcttctgctgcttcGGGCTCGTCCTGGGACTGCTCTGTCTGGACTGGTTTGATGTCGTTGTCCTCCTCTGCCTCAGGTTGCTCCTGGGTGACTGCTTCAGCTTCAGTAAGATCTTCCAGAGCAGGGGCGTCTCCAGCAGCGTCATCACTGCGTGTCTCTGGCTCTTCTGCTACAGGCACAACCACTTCTGGTTCACCAGCTGATACTTGATTGTCCCCAACAATGGTATTTGCTTCAGGTTCCTCAGCTGCAAATGGATCCTCTTCTTTGGGATCTGCCAGAGCTACATCTTCCTCATTCGCAGGTGGATCATCTGCTTGGGGATCGGGAGGAGCTACATGTTCCTCCTCAGCAGGTGGATCATCTTCTTTTGGATCTGAAGGAGCGACATGTTCCTCATCCCCAGGTGGATCATCTTCTTTTGGATCTGCGGGAACAACATGTTCTTCAGCTGTGCTTACAGGGGCAGCTTCCACAATCCCATGAGTGACAGTCTCCACAGTGGGAGCCTCCTCCTCCTTTGCTTGAGCCAGGTAGAAGCCTAAAGTGGCACTCATGCCTGTGGACATGCATAAGGTGAGCAGAAGCACAGTCCGGAACAGCATGGTGGTGAGCTGGTGACAATCCAAGCAAAGGAAGCAGTCCTCAGGCGAGGTGTTGTTAACAGAGTGAGACAGTGAGGGACAAAACACTCTGTGATCCTACTGGCTCTGCCACTGGGGAGCAGACTTTGACCTATGATCAGACAGTGGCAGACAGCAAGGCAATCGCTCACGCTGGGGGCAAAGGTCGCCTCATATCAATACAATAGAAAAAAAGCTTCTATAATTACTGTAATCCTCTCATTCTCTGTGGCTCTAAAACACATCAAAGTAATAATGTAATCTCATTGCTATATTAGGTTTTTAAAGACTTACTGTAAAAGACACATGGAACATGGAAGTGCTTTGGTTTCCTCTTTAACTCTCGGCacattttttcatttttatttcacaaatatacaaaaatacaaccacatacataaCAAAGAACAGTCACACGTTATATCATTTCAAACCACACATCATTAAAGTGAAGTAAATGTAGCTGGGAGGGGGGGAAAgagaatgttttttattttggtaTATAAAATACAGGGAATGAAGTCAGCTGTTTCATAACAACAGTGAAGGGATGTGACTCCTGATGAAGAGGAAGCAGCACCATCTCCTGGTGGCAATTATCTTTCCGTTGTTACGCTGGCATTTCAGCCTGTGACCTTTATCAAGATCTCACAAACTTCAAACCATCTTCATGTTGTTTTGATAAAGGTCACACAGTCTGACACTTCACTGAATAAGTAGACAGACAATCAGAACATtgattttaaatgcatttgtctcTGCTGCCCTCTGGTGTTTGAAGAGTAGCATTCCCTTCATGCTCGGAAAATAGTTATTATGACCTTTCAGCGTCAATATCCAACAATCAGGAAGCAGAGCTCATGACTTTTAGAAAAGGAAAAATAGAATCACTATAATCTGAAAAGAAATTTCAATAGTTGAAGTTGAGAGTAAGGCTGTTATTTAATCCCGTGGCTTCTTGACCATTCAACTGGATTTTGTACAGTTTTCTCTGTAAACCAACAAATATAAAACAGTGTActattatatgttaaaataccAGCCCCAAAATGTACTCACTTTTAAAACAAATAGTATTCACTACGTGCAAAATGCCTTCTTTTAGAATGTTACACTGAATATCATATTATTGTGTTAATCACTCAAATACATGTAAGGCCATTATTATGTTGTCAATGTGAAGCCTCTTTTAGATTGATATGCTTCCCTGTAGATTGGTGTTATAGAAATGTATCATGAACAAAGTCAAAAGCAGAAAATGGAAAATGTCAAGTAAAGTAATACCATGTCAACATTATATTAAAGTACAGTACTTCAATAATTGAACTATCCTATATATCTCCATTGCCGACGTCAGaggtctgttttatcgttacCAGTTGTGAATTATATTATGGGGTTTCGTGTTTTTTCTTCCAATGCCTCATTCACTCTGCACAAATGAATACTTTCTGGTTTCTCGTAGCCAGAAATGAGAGAAGGACTTATTATCCTCCTAATCCTCTGTGGTATCATGTTCATGTGCGGCTCAATATAAAATAAAGCGATTTATGAGACGATATCCAGACCTTTTATTCTGCTTTAAAAGCAGCTCTCTTTTGTTTAATTGACATTCAAGTAGCTCCAGGCTGTACATACAGTTCAACTAATTTGATTTCTACCCCAAGGATGAAGTTGTTCATATTAACAACGCACTGATTAGACTGCCCTGGCCCacaagaacaccatatgtgaagTGTCAATTTCACTGCTGTTTATAAACTGACGGCTGAACAACGAAACCTGACGTTCTCTCACTAAAAACAATTGCTCAAAGCTGTTTTAAGTATAGTTTTGAGgctgttgtacttgagtatatttatttatgctACTGTACTTTATACATCTACATCAACACATTTCAGAAGCAAATATAGTACTT
This genomic window contains:
- the pla2g12b gene encoding group XIIB secretory phospholipase A2-like protein isoform X1, with the translated sequence MLFRTVLLLTLCMSTGMSATLGFYLAQAKEEEAPTVETVTHGIVEAAPVSTAEEHVVPADPKEDDPPGDEEHVAPSDPKEDDPPAEEEHVAPPDPQADDPPANEEDVALADPKEEDPFAAEEPEANTIVGDNQVSAGEPEVVVPVAEEPETRSDDAAGDAPALEDLTEAEAVTQEQPEAEEDNDIKPVQTEQSQDEPEAAEEDNSWSFYSIRNNFQSMHGYYNSLVELVGGRDGVCQYRCKYGEIPQPRPGYQLPEPDGCSSSLVGFQVNDALDMGIPAMTKCCDMLDMCYDTCGVSKNDCDSEFRLCVHGICSDLRKSLGFVSKVKACESMADALHSTVGTLGCRPYMNSQRAACVCEGEERDEL
- the pla2g12b gene encoding group XIIB secretory phospholipase A2-like protein isoform X2 is translated as MLFRTVLLLTLCMSTGMSATLGFYLAQAKEEEAPTVETVTHGIVEAAPVSTAEEHVVPADPKEDDPPGDEEHVAPSDPKEDDPPAEEEHVAPPDPQADDPPANEEDVALADPKEEDPFAAEEPEANTIVGDNQVSAGEPEVVVPVAEEPETRSDDAAGDAPALEDLTEAEAVTQEQPEAEEDNDIKPVQTEQSQDEPEAAEEDNSWSFYSIRNNFQSMHGYYNSLVELVGGRDGVCQYRCKYGEIPQPRPGYQLPEPDGCSSSLVGFQLDMGIPAMTKCCDMLDMCYDTCGVSKNDCDSEFRLCVHGICSDLRKSLGFVSKVKACESMADALHSTVGTLGCRPYMNSQRAACVCEGEERDEL